From one Leptospira licerasiae serovar Varillal str. VAR 010 genomic stretch:
- a CDS encoding RsmD family RNA methyltransferase: MKPGKKTKGLRIQTGELKGRLIPSPVSPEGKSNFTPAIIKKSLFDIIESLQLQGRLNLEDTAFIDLFAGSGQMGIESLSRGFARAVFLELAWDRFESLKGVLDKLGKPHLVLRKDAFRFYSGFDIPEKTKVYFMDPPYSFWDKKTEKLKKVVEEIAQNEPGVAVIIVQSPVPLDWENFTPRSFGRNTLNVRVLV; this comes from the coding sequence ATGAAACCGGGAAAAAAAACAAAAGGTCTTCGGATCCAAACCGGGGAATTAAAGGGTAGATTGATCCCATCTCCAGTTAGTCCTGAGGGTAAGAGTAATTTTACTCCTGCTATCATTAAAAAATCATTATTCGATATCATCGAGTCTCTGCAGCTCCAGGGCCGCTTGAACTTGGAAGATACCGCATTTATAGATCTATTTGCCGGTTCCGGCCAGATGGGGATAGAATCATTGAGTAGAGGTTTTGCAAGGGCGGTGTTTTTGGAACTTGCATGGGATAGATTCGAAAGTCTAAAGGGCGTTTTGGATAAATTAGGAAAACCTCATTTAGTTTTACGTAAAGACGCTTTCCGATTTTATTCCGGTTTCGATATTCCTGAAAAGACCAAAGTGTATTTTATGGATCCTCCATATTCTTTCTGGGACAAAAAGACCGAAAAATTGAAAAAGGTAGTAGAAGAGATTGCTCAAAACGAACCGGGTGTGGCCGTGATCATCGTTCAGTCTCCGGTCCCTTTGGATTGGGAAAATTTTACTCCTCGTTCCTTCGGCAGGAATACTTTAAATGTCCGAGTTCTGGTCTAA
- a CDS encoding LIC12806 family lipoprotein, with amino-acid sequence MKYSISLFLLAFLGCGVKPVPPPAGKFCEPMLKNTQCVYLDFRNAKAILEDKEYPMKSTSTLNFSYKVDDVYYEVEVLNENRVKITGTNGFQKTLLKLKDKDERKKEYAKLWKAIKDLF; translated from the coding sequence ATGAAATATTCTATCTCCCTATTTCTTTTAGCCTTTTTAGGCTGCGGAGTAAAACCGGTCCCTCCCCCTGCGGGTAAATTCTGCGAGCCGATGCTCAAAAACACACAATGCGTGTATCTGGACTTCAGAAATGCAAAGGCGATCTTGGAAGATAAAGAATATCCGATGAAATCCACAAGCACCTTGAATTTTTCCTACAAAGTAGATGATGTCTATTACGAAGTGGAAGTCCTGAATGAGAATCGAGTCAAGATCACAGGTACCAACGGATTCCAAAAAACATTATTAAAATTGAAAGATAAAGACGAGAGGAAAAAAGAATACGCCAAACTTTGGAAGGCGATCAAGGATCTTTTTTAA
- a CDS encoding type II toxin-antitoxin system VapC family toxin, whose translation MIVLDTHAWIWLMEGDPRMEKEPILRKLYRHIPHRGIFISEISGWEVGMLVAKKRIQISGTLNRWLQDAYNAPGIQPYNLSPEVIVESVNLPDSFHGDPADRIIVATARVLNAELVTKDKEIIKYGKKGNLKVISL comes from the coding sequence ATGATCGTTCTAGATACTCATGCCTGGATCTGGCTAATGGAAGGAGATCCTAGAATGGAAAAAGAACCCATTCTGAGGAAATTATACAGGCATATTCCTCATAGAGGGATCTTTATCTCCGAAATATCCGGATGGGAAGTTGGGATGCTTGTAGCCAAAAAAAGGATACAGATCTCAGGAACATTAAATCGATGGTTGCAAGATGCGTATAATGCTCCCGGCATCCAACCTTATAATTTAAGTCCTGAAGTAATTGTAGAAAGTGTGAATTTGCCAGACTCATTTCACGGGGATCCGGCGGATCGGATCATTGTAGCCACTGCAAGAGTCTTAAACGCGGAGTTAGTCACCAAAGATAAGGAAATTATAAAATACGGTAAAAAGGGAAACCTAAAGGTAATCTCTTTATAG
- a CDS encoding type II toxin-antitoxin system Phd/YefM family antitoxin: protein MQLSAAEFKSKCLSLMDRVQETQEEVIITKHGKPVAKLVTIKDSTAARLFGYLKGRIQENEDIVPSLGLRWDADSK, encoded by the coding sequence ATGCAATTATCTGCCGCCGAATTCAAATCCAAATGCCTGAGCCTAATGGACAGAGTCCAAGAAACCCAGGAAGAAGTGATCATCACCAAACACGGGAAACCTGTGGCCAAACTCGTAACTATCAAAGATAGTACTGCGGCTCGCTTATTCGGTTATCTAAAAGGACGTATCCAAGAGAACGAAGATATTGTTCCGAGCCTAGGCTTACGTTGGGATGCGGACTCCAAATAA